From the Macrobrachium nipponense isolate FS-2020 chromosome 17, ASM1510439v2, whole genome shotgun sequence genome, the window ATCATGTCTGATTTAGATAATGTAGTTAAGACTCCTGTTATGTTTAGGGTTTGTTCTGTTGAagtatgtaaggtgaggttgccgaaagctttggtggaccctcacactgtgtGTATGAGGTGCAGGGGGAATGAGTGCTCGTTTGCTAACccatgtaaggaatgtgaggggttgaatgAGGATgagtggaaggctctttcttcctactgaaggaagttggagagagatagggtgCGCAAAACTTCCTCTAGAAGCTCGAGTAGGTCTTGAGTTAGTGAGTTAGATTCTGAACCTAACCCTCATGTAGaagtagaaccttcttcccaGGTTTCAGCCcatgctccccgcaccgaagccgacgATTCGTCtttgaaagccaccattcgctaCATGGAACTGAAGATTCGCGCCTTAGAACAAGGTAAGAGTggcagtgttagtgatcagtgcagtgaccccagtgttgtggagggggcgtctgaccggctccgtaGTGCtttcaggcctagacctcttccagactcccagttccagtggaggaggaaagtcgacagccgcaggaaggctagggagagcccccacaggtcaggcgtcccttcggcagatcctgaagagcgttcccaggctgcctcggatcgtatCAAGGAGATCCTTCGTCAatgcttctcctcctcttcttcgcccTCACCGAAGCGCGGCTTGAACTCCCCAGATGCTtctcgccctttgaagagagcttgGAAGGCGCCCTGCAGCCCTTTGGCTTCCAGCCCGGATGTTTTTCCTGAGGAGCCCTCGCCGGACGTGAAGAGGCCCAGAAGATCCAGGGACTGCTCTTCTACGCGCACGCCTCTCTCTGCTTCTTCGAATGAAGAGCCTGCGAAGTCCCCTACTAGCGTGCTTGCCGGGCTCCAAGTGCAGATCTCGGCCCTTGCTGACTCCTTGGCTAGTAGATCTCGTAgaaggaaggacgtctcgctgccagtcaagagatctaGACGCCCTTCTTCTGACACGCGCTCTCCTCGTTGTAAGCTTTCTTCTCTGAAGGCGGCGGATTCTTCCGATCGAGGGGTCTCGCGTGAGTGGCTCCCCTCCCCTGGCTGcctctcttcctcgtccaggcGCCAGGTATCTGGCAGGCGCTCATTTGCTGGCGACGAATCTTCACCGGACAGGCTCCCTTCTTCTGGCAAACGCTCTTCACCTGTCAAACTCTCTTCCTCAAGTGTGCGCCCTTCCTTGGACAGACGCTCGTTGCAGAGTAGGCACCGATCTTCGACTCCTTCAAGACGTTCTTCTCCTTACAAGCACCAAGAACCTCGCAGGCGACTGTCacctggtaggcgctcgtcgcctggcagccgctctcctttcgataggcatcaagagcctcgtaGGCGCCTCTCTCCTGTTAGGCGCCCTTCTCctagcaggcgccaagagcctcgtaGGCGCCtttcgcctggtaggcgctcttcacctaatagccgctctcctttgaataggcatcaagagcctcgtaGACACCGttcgcctggtaggcgctcgtcgcttgggaggcgctcttctcctgacagCCGCTCTCCTCTGGTTAGGCACCAAGAGCctcacaagcgctctactcctagtaggcgctcggaccCTAATAACCGCTCGCCTCGCGACAGGTGCCCTGACTCTCGCAGAGGCTCTCCGCCCCGTAAGCGCCCGGCTTCTGGATTCGATTCTCCCCGTAGTAGAAGCCAAGACTCTCCCTCTTTCAAGATTTCGTCTAACTCGAAACGGGAGTCTTCTCTCAGACAGTTCAGGCCTGATAGGCATTCCTCGGTTTCTTCTTGTCGATCCCCTGTTGAAAGGACTTCTCCGGTACGACGACATGCATCGGTTGGACACCCTTCTCCTGATAAGACCGCATCTTATTCAAAGGATCCTCGTTCACCTGTACAAGAAGACCAGGATGGCTCTGACGACGAGGCTAACAAGACGGCAGCTGTCTCTTCGTACAAGAAACTGACTGAGCTATTGCTTCAGGAATTTGGAGATTCCCTTAGCCCtaccgctcctccgtctcctcacTCGTTGTTTTCGAAGTCCAAGGCAACGAAGGGATCCTCCTGTGTTAGGATGAAGCCCACCTTATCCATGAAGAAAGCACTTAGGAGCTTTGGATCTTGGCTGCTCTCCAAAGAAGAAGCAGGGAGGATGATGTTTGCCTTTCCACCGTCTAAACTGTCTGGGCGTACTGGTttttggtacgagacaggagaaccATTGGGTCTGGGTCTCCCATCTTCAGCCGACGCAGATTTTTCAGCACTAGTAGATGCGACCAGGAGATCAGCTCTTAACTCGGCAAAGACAATGTGAGCCATGAATGAGCTTGATCACATTCTGAAAGGAATGTTTAAGgtcctagaagtttttaacttcttagattggtctctGGGAGTCTTGGCTAGGAAGACTCAGGCTCCAGAGGCTATTTCTCCTGAGGATCTTCACTGCGtattatcctgtatggataagccAGTAAGGGACAGAGCGAGCGAGATCGCTTCTTTGTTTGGTGCGGGAGTGGTCAAGAAGAGGGCGGTGTACTGCTCCTTCTTGACTAAGTCGGTCTTGCATACTCAGCggtcttctcttctgttttcgcAACTCTCGACTCAGCTTTTTCCCAAGAAGTTAGTTCAGGATATCTCGACATCACTTTCAGccaaggctacccaggaccttcTGGCTCAGTCGGCAAGGAAGCCTCGTCCCTCTTTTCCCGTCAAGAGTAGGAAGGAAAAGACAGTaactcaggaaccctttcgagggggttCTTCCTCCAGACCCTCCTCTTTtaggggacgaaggcccagcaGGAGAGGGAAGACCTTCGCTAAATCAGTCAAGACAACTAAATAGggatcaagtccttcagacagcGGTGGGTGCCAGACTATTAAAGTTTGCAGACGTCTGGGCCCAGAGAGGTGCGGATACCTGGACCCTCTCAATCGTGAaaagaggttacctcatccctttcgcctcaagacctcccttgacgaccagtccgagggagttgacggccaagtACAGAGACCCCACCATGAACCAAGCCCTCCgtctagcggtagatcagatgctagaAAAGGAGGCAATAGAACTAGTCTCGGACCATCAGtcagcaggcttttacaaccgccttttcctagttccaaaatcctcggggggatggagaccggttctggatgtaagcgccctgaacttctttgtggagaaaaagaagtttacgATGGAAACCACGTCATCGGTGttggctgctcttcgtccaggggactggatggtgtccctggacttacaggacgcttacttccatgtgccgatccatccttcatcgaggaagtttctcaggttcatgatggggggaaaagtgtatcaattcagggctttgtgcttcggcctctcgacagcccctcaggttttcacggGAATCTTGAGGAATGtcgctcaatggcttcatttggagggggtgaggatatcccttTACCTAGatgattggcttataagggccaactCGAAGGAacgttgtctggaggacttacagaAGACCTTGGATTTGACGAGTTCGCTAGGACTTCTAGTCAATTTTCAAAAGTCACAACTAATCCCCAATCAGGAGTGCATTTATCTGGAGATCCGGATGAACTCtcagagttttcgggcttttccgtctccggaaaggatagcccgaggccTCGAGAAAGTGACAGCCTTCTTAGgaaaagaagtatgcacagtgagggagtggatgagtttgctggggacgctctcctcgctggagcaattcgtttccctaggaaggctgcATCTGAGACCGCTCCagttctttcttcatcagaattggagtcgtcgttctcaggatttgacgttctctctAAACGTGACTCGTCAGATCAAGGAGAAACTTGTGTGGTGGGCAGATCCCGACAGATTTGCACAGGGGCTGTCTCTGCAATCcctgaaccccaacctagtgttgttctccaacgcgtcggagacaggttggggtgcgactctgGGAActagaagtgtcaggcacctgggcgGGGgaccaggtgtcctggcacatcaacaggaaagagctGGTGGCTGTTTGGCTGGCTTTAAGAGcattcgagccccacgtccgaaactCCAtcgttcaggtcaactcggacaacaccacagctctggcatacatcaggaaacagggggggggacgcattccttctctctgtacgaaacagcaagagaccttcttctttgGGCCGAAGAAAGGAGTGTCAGGCTCCTCACCAGGCTCGTACAGGGGGAAAGAAacgtaagagcagatctcctcagcaggaaagagcaggtccttcccacggagtggacacTTCAtcaggatgtatgccagagcctgtagaggttgtggggcaggccgcatgtagacctcttcgccacctcAAGAAATGCAAGACTGGATCTGTACTGCTCTCCCATTTCGGATCCAAGGGCGATAGGGATAGATGCACTTTTGCTCGATTGGAAGGGGAacgatttactcagacaaccccacttcgacaggtatcacaaaaacctccccgctctcagtctgactggcttcagactatccaaagtctcgtcagagcgaagggctTTTCATCTTCATCtgcaaaagcaatcgcaagagcaaggaggtcttccaccttacgagtataccagtcgaagtggggtGTCTTCAGAGGTTGGTGCAAGAGTAAGaaaatttcctcttccagtacctctgtgacccaaatcgctgacttcttccttttcctgaagGAAGAATGTGGACTAGTGGTATCGACGATTAAGGGATATCTCAGTATGTTAGCAGCGGTATTCAGACACAGAGGCCTCAACATCTCTGAAGATAAAGACTTGCATGACCTGATTAGGTCTTTTGAAACGACAAAGAAGCCTTCCTCAAGAACTCCCaattggaatctggacgtagtactTCAGTATCTCAGCTCATCTACGTTTGAACCTCCTGGATCAGCATCGTTCAAGGACTTGACCAAGAAGGCCCTTTTCCTTATGGCTTTCGCATCCGccaagagggtgagtgagctgcaagccatTGAAGGAAATGTCGGCTTTAAAGACCAGTCAAAAGTTTGTTCTTTCCTCCCCTcattcctggcaaagaatgagaatccatcTAATCCGTGGCCCAGAACTTTCAAGATTCAAGTATTGTCTtctctagtaggggaagagcctgagaggactctttgccctgtgagaATCATGAAATTTTATCTGAAGAGGAAAGAACAACTTAAGGGCAATAAGGACATCCTTTGGTGTTCTGTGAGAGACCCCAGCAGGCCCTTGTCGAAGAATGCGCTAGCTTTCTTCTCGAGAAGCCTTATCAAAGAGGCACATGTGGCATGCAACGAGGAACAATTTAGGCTTCTTAAAGTTAAGgcccatgaagtgagggctattgcCACTTCTCTTGCCTTCAACAAAAACATACCTGTGGGAAACCTGATGGAGGCTaccttttggagatgccaatcagTGTTCGCAAACCACTACTTAAGGGACGTGAAGATTACTTATGACAAATGCTTTGCCTTAGGtccttacgtatctgcggattcggtgctggggcagggagccgAAGCGTATCCTTGTTaggcttttaattttatttcccctcttgttttgtttgtgttttttatggttgtcggaaagaggatgcaggtaggcatctctttcttaTCTTAGTTCTTACACGAGTTggtttggttaggtggtcggaTGGTTTGGGCTCCTTGCgtagtagtggacaggttctgtcaagTAAGCGGACGAATTCCCTTTGACTagatcctacttggattctaccatgtaagtggATCAGATATCCCTTTGGAAGATCCGGAGAGTCTTTCAGTaacaggtcacatcctcgctgtagctctccaggcaatgccgactcatagacagtatccatgaagtcttctgcctaaacaggtggtgccaatcagctatgtatatatctgacagggaagttcat encodes:
- the LOC135195970 gene encoding serine/arginine repetitive matrix protein 1-like gives rise to the protein MSDLDNVVKTPVMFRVCSVEVCKVSAHAPRTEADDSSLKATIRYMELKIRALEQGKSGSVSDQCSDPSVVEGASDRLRSAFRPRPLPDSQFQWRRKVDSRRKARESPHRSGVPSADPEERSQAASDRIKEILRQCFSSSSSPSPKRGLNSPDASRPLKRAWKAPCSPLASSPDVFPEEPSPDVKRPRRSRDCSSTRTPLSASSNEEPAKSPTSVLAGLQVQISALADSLASRSRRRKDVSLPVKRSRRPSSDTRSPRCKLSSLKAADSSDRGVSREWLPSPGCLSSSSRRQVSGRRSFAGDESSPDRLPSSGKRSSPVKLSSSSVRPSLDRRSLQSRHRSSTPSRRSSPYKHQEPRRRLSPGRRSSPGSRSPFDRHQEPRRRLSPVRRPSPSRRQEPRRRLSPGRRSSPNSRSPLNRHQEPRRHRSPGRRSSLGRRSSPDSRSPLVRHQEPHKRSTPSRRSDPNNRSPRDRCPDSRRGSPPRKRPASGFDSPRSRSQDSPSFKISSNSKRESSLRQFRPDRHSSVSSCRSPVERTSPVRRHASVGHPSPDKTASYSKDPRSPVQEDQDGSDDEANKTAAVSSYKKLTELLLQEFGDSLSPTAPPSPHSLFSKSKATKGSSCVRMKPTLSMKKALRSFGSWLLSKEEAGRMMFAFPPSKLSGRTGFWYETGEPLGLGLPSSADADFSALVDATRRSALNSAKTM